The following are encoded together in the Thiobacillus sp. SCUT-2 genome:
- the ubiA gene encoding 4-hydroxybenzoate octaprenyltransferase — translation MTLIERLSEYEKLMRLDKPIGILLLLWPTLWAQWLASSGHPNWLILWIFVIGVVLMRSAGCVINDYADREFDPHVERTRERPLAAGHVSPREALLLAAGLSLLAFLMILPLNALVLKLSVVALFLAASYPFTKRFFAIPQAYLGIAFGFGIPMSYAALQVTVPLEAWLLLAANIFWAIAYDTQYAMVDRADDLKIGIKTSAITFGRHDLAAIAICYAATLALLGWVGGLRGLGPAFYGGLVAAAAIALYHMRLIRHREPRQCFRAFLHNTWFGAAVFGGIALHFMLRGL, via the coding sequence ATGACCCTGATCGAACGCCTGTCCGAATACGAAAAGCTGATGCGGCTCGACAAGCCGATCGGCATCCTGCTTCTGCTGTGGCCGACCCTGTGGGCGCAATGGCTCGCCAGCAGCGGCCACCCGAACTGGCTGATCCTGTGGATTTTCGTCATCGGCGTCGTGCTCATGCGCTCGGCCGGATGCGTCATCAACGATTATGCGGACCGTGAATTCGACCCGCACGTCGAGCGCACCCGCGAGCGGCCGCTGGCCGCCGGCCACGTCTCGCCGCGGGAAGCGCTGCTGCTTGCGGCGGGCCTGTCGCTGCTCGCCTTCCTCATGATCCTGCCGCTCAACGCGCTGGTGCTGAAGCTCTCCGTCGTCGCCCTGTTCCTCGCCGCGAGCTACCCCTTCACCAAGCGCTTTTTCGCGATCCCCCAGGCCTACCTGGGCATCGCCTTCGGTTTCGGCATCCCGATGAGCTACGCGGCGCTGCAGGTAACGGTGCCGCTGGAGGCATGGCTCCTGCTGGCGGCGAACATCTTCTGGGCCATTGCATACGACACCCAGTATGCGATGGTGGACCGTGCCGACGATCTCAAGATCGGCATCAAGACCTCGGCCATCACCTTCGGCCGCCACGATCTCGCCGCAATCGCGATCTGCTATGCGGCGACGCTCGCGCTGCTCGGCTGGGTGGGCGGATTGCGCGGACTGGGGCCGGCATTCTACGGCGGCCTCGTCGCTGCCGCGGCGATCGCCCTCTACCACATGCGCCTGATTCGGCACCGCGAGCCGCGGCAATGCTTTCGCGCCTTTCTGCACAACACCTGGTTCGGCGCGGCCGTATTCGGCGGCATCGCGCTGCACTTTATGCTGCGAGGGCTATGA
- a CDS encoding chorismate--pyruvate lyase family protein, which translates to MSPPRRASLLQAGLQHGWLAHPFRAPRALRGWLSDRGSLTRRLKARYAGFRVDPVARGLAPPFPDEARPLHLAPRRYAYIRDVLLVGDGQPRVFAHSVLPRASLRGRWCGITRLGTRPLGEALFADPRIRRLGLTMRRLDARHPLYRAARRHTGVTAPALWGRRSVFCLNGQPLLVTEVFLPALDTP; encoded by the coding sequence GTGAGCCCTCCCCGGCGCGCCTCTCTCCTGCAGGCCGGCCTGCAGCATGGCTGGCTGGCCCATCCTTTTCGTGCGCCGCGCGCGCTGCGCGGCTGGCTGTCGGATCGCGGCTCGCTGACCCGCCGGCTGAAGGCGCGCTACGCCGGTTTTCGCGTCGACCCCGTCGCGCGCGGCCTGGCGCCGCCCTTTCCCGATGAAGCCCGGCCGCTGCACCTGGCGCCGCGGAGATATGCCTACATCCGCGATGTCCTGCTGGTGGGCGACGGGCAGCCGCGGGTGTTCGCGCACAGCGTGTTGCCCCGCGCCAGCCTGCGCGGCCGCTGGTGCGGGATCACGCGGCTGGGCACACGCCCGCTCGGCGAGGCCCTGTTCGCCGACCCGCGCATCCGCCGTCTGGGACTGACCATGCGCCGCCTCGACGCGCGGCACCCGCTCTATCGCGCTGCCCGGCGCCACACCGGCGTCACCGCACCGGCACTGTGGGGACGCCGCTCGGTGTTCTGCCTGAACGGCCAGCCGCTGCTGGTGACCGAAGTCTTCCTCCCCGCCCTCGACACGCCATGA
- a CDS encoding TRAP transporter TatT component family protein — protein MPLRKGWRAPACAALALALLALTGCSTSQLVARGASPLVEQGMVAMNRETDLELARASIPANLKMIEALLLADPQNSGYRVEAAMGFYGYALGFVEPTDPERAAALYRRARDHGLIALERAGLPAAALAGDLGRLDEALGKLDARAVPALFWTASAWAKYIELHLDDPARLDELPRVERMMRRVLALDETYYYGGAHLFFGVYYGARAPMFGGDYVRAARHFDRAAAIGHGRMLLVEVYRARYLLRQTGDRQAFHAVLQRVLDAPEGADPDLNLANALARKEAAALLAKEEELF, from the coding sequence ATGCCCTTACGCAAGGGATGGCGCGCGCCAGCCTGTGCGGCCCTCGCGCTGGCCCTGCTGGCGCTGACGGGCTGTTCGACCAGCCAGCTGGTTGCGCGCGGCGCATCGCCCCTGGTCGAGCAGGGCATGGTCGCGATGAACCGCGAGACCGATCTCGAACTCGCACGCGCCAGCATTCCCGCCAACCTCAAGATGATCGAAGCCCTGCTCCTGGCAGATCCGCAGAACAGCGGCTACCGGGTGGAGGCTGCAATGGGTTTCTACGGCTATGCCCTGGGCTTCGTCGAACCCACCGACCCTGAGCGCGCGGCGGCGTTGTACCGGCGCGCGCGCGACCATGGGCTGATCGCACTCGAGCGCGCAGGCCTCCCTGCGGCAGCGCTTGCGGGCGACCTCGGGCGTCTCGACGAGGCGCTGGGCAAGCTGGATGCGCGCGCGGTTCCTGCGCTGTTCTGGACCGCATCGGCGTGGGCGAAATACATCGAGCTGCACCTCGACGATCCCGCGCGGCTGGACGAGCTGCCGCGCGTCGAGCGCATGATGCGCCGCGTCCTGGCGCTCGACGAGACCTACTACTACGGCGGCGCGCATCTCTTCTTCGGCGTCTACTACGGCGCGCGCGCGCCCATGTTCGGCGGCGACTACGTGCGTGCGGCGCGACATTTCGACCGCGCCGCCGCAATCGGCCACGGCCGCATGCTGCTCGTCGAGGTGTATCGCGCACGCTATCTGCTCAGGCAGACGGGTGACCGCCAGGCTTTTCACGCGGTGCTTCAGCGCGTCCTCGATGCGCCTGAAGGTGCCGATCCCGATCTCAATCTCGCGAATGCGCTGGCCAGGAAAGAGGCGGCTGCATTGCTGGCCAAGGAAGAGGAATTGTTCTGA
- a CDS encoding TRAP transporter substrate-binding protein has translation MMPRLFKTLAVCALLWAGAVHAADVYVLKFATLAPQGSTWMKIFEAWGKDLAGRSQGRLTVKFYPGGIAGDEPDMLKKIRFGQLQGAALSGHGVGEIFPPARILEAPFLFRDHAEADAARAAIQPAIEAGFRANQYELLAWMEVGNIHFFSTRPLASLDELARRRIWQWQGDRFIDAFFDANGWSPIALPITEVYPALSTGLVDTVVSTPLASIAMQWAGRTPYMSTQPVATGIGAVVVASRFYASLPPDLQALLKGTGAPLSQRLIADTRRDDQAALALLAKHTQPLTGLQTIDFAEQAARSRKAVAALEARRYLSADLDRQVDAVLARRRGGAN, from the coding sequence ATGATGCCCAGGCTGTTCAAGACCCTCGCCGTGTGCGCGCTCCTCTGGGCAGGGGCCGTGCATGCCGCCGACGTCTACGTGCTCAAGTTCGCCACGCTCGCGCCGCAGGGCTCGACCTGGATGAAGATCTTCGAGGCGTGGGGCAAGGACCTCGCCGGGCGGAGCCAGGGGCGGCTGACCGTCAAGTTCTACCCCGGCGGCATCGCAGGCGACGAGCCGGACATGCTGAAGAAGATCCGCTTCGGGCAGTTGCAGGGCGCGGCACTGTCCGGCCATGGCGTCGGCGAGATCTTTCCGCCGGCGCGCATCCTCGAAGCGCCGTTCCTGTTCCGCGATCACGCCGAAGCCGATGCCGCGCGCGCGGCGATCCAGCCTGCGATCGAGGCGGGCTTCCGCGCCAACCAGTATGAACTGCTCGCCTGGATGGAAGTCGGCAATATTCATTTCTTCTCGACCCGGCCGCTCGCCAGCCTCGACGAGCTGGCGCGGCGCCGCATCTGGCAATGGCAGGGCGATCGCTTCATCGACGCCTTCTTCGACGCCAACGGCTGGTCGCCCATTGCGCTGCCCATCACCGAGGTGTATCCCGCCCTTTCCACGGGGCTCGTCGATACCGTCGTCAGCACGCCGCTTGCCAGCATCGCCATGCAATGGGCCGGCAGGACGCCTTACATGAGCACGCAGCCGGTGGCGACCGGCATCGGCGCGGTGGTGGTGGCGTCGCGCTTCTACGCCAGCCTGCCGCCCGATCTGCAGGCGCTGCTGAAAGGCACGGGCGCGCCGCTGTCGCAGCGATTGATCGCCGATACGCGGCGCGACGACCAGGCGGCGCTTGCGCTCCTGGCCAAGCACACCCAGCCGCTGACGGGGCTGCAGACGATCGACTTCGCCGAACAGGCCGCACGTTCGCGCAAGGCCGTCGCCGCGCTCGAGGCGCGGCGCTACCTGTCGGCCGACCTGGACCGGCAGGTCGACGCCGTGCTCGCGCGCCGCCGCGGCGGCGCCAATTAA
- a CDS encoding TRAP transporter small permease yields MRAPLRACRRLEAALTRIELATALLAFAAMLGLSVIDIVGRNLFHATLPGGDVLLRHLVLWVALPGAALAVAAQRHLHLDPANLAARPRWRRWTALPFNLGAALVCALLTGAAWAYWQDEWQHAASEGAWLAGMGLILPVSFALLTLHFLLRAALANREDEG; encoded by the coding sequence GTGCGCGCTCCGCTGCGCGCCTGCCGAAGACTCGAGGCGGCGCTGACCCGGATCGAACTCGCCACGGCGCTGCTCGCGTTCGCCGCCATGCTGGGGCTGTCGGTCATCGACATCGTCGGACGCAATCTGTTCCATGCCACGCTGCCCGGTGGCGACGTCCTGTTGCGCCACCTGGTGCTGTGGGTGGCGCTGCCCGGTGCAGCACTCGCCGTCGCCGCGCAGCGCCACCTGCATCTCGATCCGGCCAATCTCGCCGCGCGGCCGCGCTGGCGCAGGTGGACCGCGCTGCCGTTCAATCTCGGCGCGGCCCTCGTCTGCGCCCTGCTGACCGGCGCGGCGTGGGCCTATTGGCAGGATGAATGGCAGCACGCCGCCAGCGAAGGGGCGTGGCTCGCCGGAATGGGGCTGATCCTGCCGGTTTCCTTCGCACTGCTGACGCTCCATTTCCTGCTGCGCGCAGCGCTGGCGAACCGGGAGGACGAGGGGTGA
- a CDS encoding TRAP transporter large permease, translating to MTSPLFVLLALIGMPLFVVLGAAALTASRAAQLDPALLMVAFAQLADSPNLVAIPLFVLAGVVLGQGGAPRRLVRFFNALLGWMPAGIGWVATLSCMAFTAFSGASGVTILALGGLLYPMLKHARYPDRFALGLVTAGGSMGLLLPPSLAVLLYGVVAQVDIGALFVAGLLPTLLLFMMVGGYALLRGARGAPRQRFRRGELAAAAREGWTDLLLPVGVIGGLAGGFLTVAELAACTALYALVLETLVHRTIRPKALVWVAYEAATLVGSVFIILGLSLGLTNLLVDAQVPMRLLDWVVAKVDSPLEFLLWMNLALLAVGCMMDIFSAIVIVTPLMLPLAAHFGIHPLHLGIVILANLEIGYLTPPVGINLFLASQRFKQPVLAVFGATLPFLLLLLVWLALLTYWPALSLWHPSGL from the coding sequence GTGACGTCGCCGCTCTTCGTCCTGCTCGCACTCATCGGCATGCCGCTCTTCGTCGTGCTCGGCGCGGCGGCGCTGACCGCCTCGCGCGCGGCGCAGCTCGACCCGGCCTTGCTGATGGTCGCGTTCGCGCAGCTCGCCGATTCGCCCAATCTCGTGGCCATTCCCCTCTTCGTGCTGGCCGGCGTGGTGCTGGGGCAGGGGGGCGCGCCGCGCCGTCTGGTGCGCTTCTTCAACGCTTTGCTGGGCTGGATGCCGGCGGGCATCGGCTGGGTCGCGACGCTGTCGTGCATGGCCTTCACCGCCTTCTCCGGTGCGTCCGGCGTGACCATACTGGCGCTCGGCGGCCTGCTCTACCCGATGCTGAAGCACGCCCGTTATCCGGACAGGTTCGCGCTCGGCCTGGTCACTGCCGGCGGCTCGATGGGACTCCTGCTGCCGCCCAGTCTCGCGGTGCTGCTGTATGGCGTGGTCGCGCAGGTCGACATCGGCGCGCTGTTCGTGGCCGGGCTCCTGCCGACGCTGCTGCTGTTCATGATGGTGGGGGGCTATGCCTTGCTGCGTGGCGCACGCGGGGCGCCACGCCAGCGCTTCCGGCGCGGCGAGCTCGCGGCCGCGGCGCGCGAAGGCTGGACCGACCTGCTGCTGCCGGTCGGGGTCATCGGCGGGCTGGCGGGCGGCTTCCTGACGGTCGCCGAGCTCGCCGCCTGCACTGCCTTGTACGCGCTCGTGCTCGAGACCCTGGTCCATCGCACGATCCGGCCGAAGGCGCTGGTGTGGGTGGCCTACGAGGCGGCAACGCTGGTCGGCAGCGTGTTCATCATTCTCGGCCTGAGCCTGGGCCTCACGAACCTGCTGGTCGACGCGCAGGTGCCGATGCGGCTGCTCGACTGGGTGGTGGCGAAGGTCGACAGCCCGCTCGAATTCCTGCTGTGGATGAATCTTGCGCTGCTGGCGGTCGGCTGCATGATGGACATCTTCTCCGCCATCGTCATCGTCACGCCGCTCATGCTGCCGCTGGCGGCGCATTTCGGCATCCACCCGCTGCATCTGGGCATCGTCATCCTCGCCAACCTCGAGATCGGCTATCTCACGCCGCCGGTGGGGATCAACCTGTTCCTTGCGAGCCAGCGCTTCAAGCAGCCGGTGCTCGCCGTGTTCGGCGCGACGCTGCCGTTTCTCCTGCTGTTGCTCGTCTGGCTTGCCCTGCTGACCTACTGGCCCGCACTGAGCCTGTGGCACCCGTCAGGTCTGTGA
- the recG gene encoding ATP-dependent DNA helicase RecG, producing the protein MKAASPFSFPVSPALATKLARLGLTRDADLVLHLPLRWEDETRLTPIRDLLPGQTAQVHAAVREARVAYRPRRMLTVSVEDEAGGVLGIRFLNFYPSHLKLFQPGQSFRFIGEVRGGFLGLEMVHPRFARADDDTPLPTQLTPVYPTTAGLGQATLRKLVERALAAPIPDTLPAGWLAELGLPDLEASLRLLHQPPLDAAMSELESHRHPAWQRLAFDELLAQQLSLAAARAQRTQQRTRPLPARHQLTQAFLATLPFDLTAAQARAWAEIATDLGAPHPMRRLLQGDVGSGKTVVAALACLQAIENGMQAAFMAPTEILAEQHYRKLAQPLAALGVKVAWVSGSQRKAERAAAWQAIASGEADLAFGTHALFQDGGAFARLGLAVVDEQHRFGVGQRLALMEKGVEPHQLMMSATPIPRTLAMSFFADLDVSTIDELPPGRTPIVTKLVSAARRDDVLARVRESCREGGQAYWVCPLIEESEKLQLQTAQDTWATLAAQLPDLRVGLVHGRLKPDEKQAVMAAFQAHEIDLLVATTVIEVGVDVPNAALMVIEHAERMGLAQLHQLRGRVGRGSRESVCVLLYENPLSELARARLKVIYEFTDGFEIARQDLLLRGPGELLGPRQSGLPMLRFADLERDVALLEKARDVAARCLDSRPDVAARHVERWLGARTGLSQT; encoded by the coding sequence TTGAAAGCGGCCTCGCCGTTTTCCTTTCCCGTCAGCCCGGCGCTCGCCACCAAGCTCGCGCGACTCGGCCTCACCCGCGACGCCGACCTGGTGCTGCACCTGCCGCTGCGCTGGGAAGACGAGACCCGCCTCACACCGATCCGCGACCTGCTGCCGGGACAGACGGCACAGGTACACGCCGCCGTGCGCGAGGCCCGGGTCGCCTACCGGCCGCGCCGCATGCTGACCGTGTCGGTGGAGGATGAAGCGGGCGGCGTGCTCGGCATCCGCTTCCTCAATTTCTACCCCAGCCATCTCAAGCTGTTCCAGCCGGGGCAAAGCTTCCGCTTCATCGGCGAGGTGCGCGGCGGCTTTCTCGGTCTCGAGATGGTGCATCCCCGCTTCGCCAGGGCGGACGACGATACGCCGCTGCCGACGCAGCTCACCCCGGTCTATCCGACCACCGCCGGGCTGGGCCAGGCGACGCTGCGCAAGCTCGTCGAACGCGCGCTGGCGGCACCGATCCCTGACACCCTGCCCGCCGGATGGCTCGCCGAACTTGGCCTGCCCGACCTCGAAGCGAGCCTCCGCCTGCTGCACCAGCCGCCGCTCGACGCCGCGATGAGCGAGCTCGAATCGCACCGCCATCCGGCCTGGCAGCGGCTCGCCTTCGACGAACTGCTGGCGCAGCAGCTGTCGCTGGCCGCGGCGCGCGCGCAAAGAACGCAGCAGCGCACCCGGCCCCTGCCCGCACGCCACCAGCTGACACAGGCATTCCTGGCGACGCTGCCGTTCGACCTGACCGCCGCGCAGGCGCGGGCCTGGGCCGAGATCGCCACCGACCTCGGGGCGCCGCATCCGATGCGGCGCCTGCTGCAAGGCGACGTCGGCAGCGGCAAGACCGTGGTGGCGGCGCTCGCCTGCCTGCAGGCGATCGAGAACGGCATGCAAGCCGCGTTCATGGCGCCGACCGAGATCCTCGCCGAGCAGCATTACCGCAAGCTCGCGCAGCCGCTGGCCGCGCTCGGCGTCAAGGTGGCCTGGGTGTCGGGAAGCCAGCGCAAGGCGGAACGGGCTGCCGCGTGGCAGGCGATTGCGTCGGGCGAGGCCGACCTCGCCTTCGGAACGCATGCCTTGTTCCAGGACGGCGGCGCCTTCGCGAGACTGGGACTGGCCGTGGTCGACGAGCAGCACCGTTTCGGCGTGGGCCAGCGTCTGGCGCTGATGGAAAAGGGCGTCGAGCCGCACCAGCTCATGATGAGCGCGACCCCGATCCCACGCACGCTGGCGATGAGCTTTTTCGCCGACCTCGACGTTTCCACCATCGACGAACTGCCGCCCGGACGCACCCCCATCGTCACCAAACTGGTCAGCGCCGCGCGCCGCGACGACGTCCTGGCGCGCGTGCGCGAATCGTGCCGCGAGGGCGGACAGGCCTACTGGGTATGCCCCTTGATCGAGGAGTCGGAGAAGCTCCAGCTGCAGACCGCGCAGGACACCTGGGCGACGCTGGCCGCGCAGTTGCCGGATCTGCGCGTCGGGCTCGTGCACGGCCGCCTGAAGCCGGACGAGAAGCAGGCGGTCATGGCGGCCTTCCAGGCGCACGAGATCGACCTGCTGGTCGCCACCACGGTGATCGAGGTCGGCGTCGACGTGCCCAACGCGGCGCTGATGGTCATCGAGCACGCCGAGCGCATGGGGCTCGCGCAGTTGCACCAGCTGCGCGGCCGGGTCGGGCGCGGCAGCCGCGAGTCGGTGTGCGTCCTGCTCTACGAGAACCCGCTGTCGGAACTGGCGCGCGCGCGGTTGAAGGTGATCTACGAGTTCACCGACGGCTTCGAGATCGCGCGCCAGGATCTGCTTCTGCGCGGGCCGGGCGAGCTGCTCGGCCCGCGCCAGAGCGGGCTGCCGATGCTGCGCTTCGCCGATCTCGAGCGCGACGTCGCGCTGCTGGAAAAGGCGCGCGACGTCGCCGCCCGTTGCCTCGACTCCCGCCCGGACGTCGCCGCGCGCCACGTCGAGCGCTGGCTCGGAGCCCGCACCGGGCTGTCACAGACCTGA
- a CDS encoding Rid family detoxifying hydrolase, translated as MNKRIIQTADAPAAIGTYSQAVRVDGTVYMSGQIGLDPATMQLVDGIDAQIHQVFRNLAAVAAAAGGSLADVVKLNVFLTDLGHFPKVNEIMATYFSQPYPARAAVGVAALPRGALVEADAVMTLA; from the coding sequence ATGAACAAGCGCATCATCCAGACCGCCGACGCCCCGGCCGCGATCGGCACCTACTCCCAGGCCGTGCGCGTCGACGGCACCGTCTACATGTCCGGTCAGATCGGACTCGACCCTGCCACGATGCAGCTGGTCGACGGCATCGACGCGCAGATCCATCAGGTGTTCAGGAATCTTGCTGCAGTCGCCGCAGCCGCCGGCGGTTCGCTCGCCGACGTCGTCAAGCTCAACGTCTTCCTCACCGACCTCGGCCACTTCCCCAAGGTCAACGAGATCATGGCGACCTATTTCAGCCAGCCCTACCCGGCACGTGCCGCGGTGGGCGTCGCGGCCCTGCCACGCGGCGCGCTGGTCGAGGCGGATGCCGTGATGACGCTTGCGTAG